From the Leucobacter denitrificans genome, one window contains:
- a CDS encoding shikimate dehydrogenase family protein — protein MTERGLSDEELRRPAPAQLAVLGQPISHSKSPVIHRAAYSALDLPWEYEAIECGESHLADFLSSRGPEWRGFSLTMPLKDEARRLAAVVDPVAEESGVVNTLLRLTDRAGKPQWAGFNTDVAGLAAAIRRAGLDATHTVVLGAGATATSAVLAARDLGAQSVTVSARRTEAADAVVQRFPDLAQAMPLGSIPDDGSTLVISTLPGPAGASVQLPAELFSVPLFDVAYDPWPSPLAQRWREAGGEAYAGLEMLVEQALVQIRIFVQGDPNTALENEQAVLDEMRAVSVGG, from the coding sequence GTGACTGAGCGTGGGCTCTCTGACGAGGAGCTTCGTCGCCCAGCTCCCGCGCAACTTGCAGTACTCGGACAACCGATCTCGCACTCGAAGTCTCCGGTCATACACCGAGCGGCGTATAGCGCACTTGACCTCCCTTGGGAGTATGAGGCCATAGAGTGCGGGGAATCGCACCTGGCTGATTTCCTATCTTCCCGCGGCCCAGAATGGCGGGGCTTCTCGCTCACCATGCCGCTCAAAGATGAAGCGCGTCGATTGGCCGCAGTCGTTGATCCTGTGGCGGAGGAGAGCGGGGTCGTTAATACGCTGCTTAGACTCACTGATCGCGCAGGGAAGCCGCAGTGGGCGGGTTTCAACACGGACGTCGCAGGGCTTGCTGCCGCGATACGTCGCGCCGGGCTCGACGCAACGCATACGGTGGTGTTGGGTGCTGGCGCGACGGCAACTTCTGCGGTACTCGCTGCGAGAGACCTCGGCGCGCAATCAGTAACTGTTTCAGCTCGTCGCACTGAAGCTGCCGATGCTGTCGTACAGCGATTCCCCGACCTTGCCCAGGCAATGCCTCTTGGAAGCATCCCTGATGACGGATCGACTCTCGTCATTTCAACGTTGCCGGGACCAGCTGGGGCCAGCGTTCAACTTCCGGCCGAACTGTTTAGTGTGCCACTCTTTGATGTCGCATACGACCCCTGGCCGTCTCCACTCGCGCAACGGTGGCGCGAAGCTGGTGGTGAGGCCTACGCGGGACTGGAAATGCTAGTCGAGCAGGCTCTCGTGCAGATCCGGATCTTTGTACAAGGTGATCCGAACACAGCACTCGAGAACGAGCAAGCCGTGCTCGATGAGATGCGTGCCGTGAGTGTGGGAGGATAG
- the mltG gene encoding endolytic transglycosylase MltG, whose product MNEAYGEETRVKRRGRIVISAVLIVLLLALGGGAAYVWTQFGDRISLAMGWTTNDYEGEGHGEVLITITEGEIGSDIANALAEADVVKTSEAFYELLLAQDPAVDFQVGTYQLRMQMSAQAALDALQNEENRMRYTVTIPEGTAALDALELAAGVMGIPFEEFEQAVQDPTAFGVPADFPSIEGFLFPATYTFEPGDTAESIIQTMVDRMWTALGEHGVSPEQSWEILTLASIVQREAGSNFEDFPKVSRVFLNRLDIDMLLQSDATVGYGTGNYGTVWTSDEERQDTSNPYNTYANPGLPIGPIGLPGDVAIEAAIHPADGPWLYFVTVDLSVGTTEFATTLEEHEANVQKLAEWCTTHRDEGGTYCD is encoded by the coding sequence ATGAATGAAGCGTACGGGGAGGAAACCAGGGTGAAGCGACGAGGTCGTATCGTCATCTCGGCAGTGCTCATCGTGTTACTTCTTGCGCTCGGTGGTGGAGCGGCGTACGTCTGGACCCAGTTCGGTGACAGAATCTCTCTCGCAATGGGATGGACGACAAATGACTACGAGGGTGAAGGCCACGGCGAAGTTCTCATCACAATAACCGAGGGAGAAATCGGTTCAGACATCGCTAACGCTCTTGCGGAAGCTGACGTCGTAAAGACCTCCGAGGCATTCTATGAATTGCTTCTTGCGCAAGATCCGGCAGTCGACTTCCAGGTGGGTACCTATCAGCTGAGAATGCAGATGAGCGCGCAGGCCGCTCTCGATGCACTGCAAAACGAAGAAAACCGTATGCGGTACACCGTCACAATTCCCGAGGGCACAGCCGCACTCGATGCGCTCGAACTCGCAGCCGGAGTCATGGGTATCCCGTTCGAGGAGTTCGAACAGGCCGTGCAAGATCCCACGGCGTTTGGTGTGCCCGCAGACTTCCCATCGATCGAAGGTTTCCTCTTCCCAGCTACATACACGTTTGAGCCGGGCGATACTGCTGAGTCGATCATTCAAACAATGGTGGATCGCATGTGGACCGCGCTGGGAGAGCACGGTGTCTCTCCCGAGCAATCTTGGGAGATCCTCACTCTCGCTTCGATCGTGCAGCGTGAGGCCGGATCGAATTTCGAAGACTTCCCGAAAGTATCTCGAGTCTTCCTTAACCGCCTCGATATCGACATGCTGCTGCAATCAGATGCGACGGTCGGGTACGGAACCGGAAACTACGGCACCGTATGGACCAGCGACGAGGAGCGCCAAGATACGTCGAATCCCTACAACACCTATGCGAATCCGGGGCTCCCAATAGGGCCAATTGGTCTTCCGGGTGATGTAGCGATTGAGGCTGCGATTCATCCCGCTGATGGGCCGTGGCTGTACTTCGTCACCGTCGATCTCTCAGTGGGCACAACAGAGTTCGCCACGACGCTCGAAGAGCACGAAGCGAACGTGCAAAAGCTCGCGGAATGGTGCACCACGCACCGGGACGAAGGGGGCACCTACTGTGACTGA
- the ruvX gene encoding Holliday junction resolvase RuvX, whose protein sequence is MRVGVRLGIDAGKARIGVARSDPHGMLATPIETVRRDSGGEADVARIAELVAEYEAFELIVGLPLNMRGERTPSTEDAANFADQLARKLAGQVQVRLVDERLSTVSAQGQLHQVGKRTKESRSVIDQAAAVVILQHALDIERNRDEPPGTLVEATFDDESNGDSK, encoded by the coding sequence GTGCGGGTGGGGGTTCGACTCGGCATCGATGCGGGAAAAGCTCGCATCGGTGTTGCGCGGAGCGATCCACACGGAATGCTTGCGACCCCAATTGAGACGGTGCGACGAGATTCTGGCGGCGAGGCCGATGTGGCGCGCATTGCTGAGCTTGTTGCTGAATACGAGGCTTTCGAGCTTATTGTTGGTCTGCCGTTGAACATGCGCGGGGAACGTACGCCGTCAACCGAAGATGCTGCAAACTTTGCTGACCAACTCGCAAGAAAACTCGCAGGCCAAGTTCAAGTGCGGCTTGTTGATGAGCGACTTTCGACGGTCTCTGCGCAAGGTCAACTACACCAGGTAGGCAAACGTACCAAGGAGAGCAGAAGCGTTATCGACCAGGCCGCCGCTGTGGTGATCTTGCAACACGCACTCGATATCGAGCGCAATCGGGACGAGCCACCTGGAACACTGGTGGAGGCAACTTTTGACGACGAGAGCAATGGGGACTCGAAATGA